From Peptoanaerobacter stomatis, one genomic window encodes:
- a CDS encoding single-stranded DNA-binding protein produces MNTVIMIGRLTRDPELRYIASTGNAVTRFSIAVDRAFAAKDAEVTADFFNIVVWGKRAETCANYLAKGRMVAVRGRLQNNNYTDKNGVKQYSVEIIAEDVQFIDWGDKKTQTSSNNSMSSGNQAAQSQKEDEFMPEGLDEEGYRALSDDEVPF; encoded by the coding sequence ATGAATACCGTTATAATGATTGGAAGATTGACAAGAGATCCTGAGCTTAGGTATATTGCATCTACAGGTAATGCCGTAACGAGATTTTCTATAGCTGTTGACAGAGCATTTGCCGCAAAAGACGCTGAAGTTACTGCTGATTTTTTCAACATAGTTGTATGGGGAAAAAGAGCGGAGACTTGTGCCAATTATCTTGCAAAAGGTAGAATGGTTGCAGTAAGAGGCAGATTGCAAAACAATAACTATACAGATAAAAACGGAGTTAAGCAATACTCAGTAGAGATAATTGCAGAAGATGTACAATTCATAGATTGGGGAGATAAAAAAACTCAAACATCTTCCAACAATTCTATGTCATCAGGAAATCAAGCTGCTCAATCACAAAAAGAAGATGAATTTATGCCTGAAGGCCTTGATGAAGAAGGCTACAGAGCATTGTCAGATGATGAAGTACCATTTTAG
- the rpsF gene encoding 30S ribosomal protein S6 — protein MKKYELVYILRTDTDDETKQKIQDKLKGIIDTNGEVEAVDVWGNRKLAYQIQKLSDGYYVLVKFNAGAEVPKELDRNLKIMDQVIRHMIINITDNK, from the coding sequence ATGAAAAAATATGAATTAGTTTATATTTTAAGAACTGACACAGATGATGAAACTAAGCAAAAAATCCAAGACAAGCTAAAAGGTATCATCGACACAAACGGAGAAGTTGAAGCTGTTGATGTATGGGGTAACAGAAAACTTGCTTACCAAATACAAAAATTGAGCGACGGCTATTACGTTTTAGTTAAGTTCAATGCGGGAGCAGAAGTTCCTAAAGAACTTGACAGAAATCTTAAAATAATGGATCAAGTAATCCGCCATATGATTATCAACATTACTGATAATAAATAG
- a CDS encoding acyltransferase gives MQNRSGNIDFIKAVAIIFVIGIHSTASALYDYTFASRSWGIAVFYRSIVAPAVPLFFMCSGALLFNKSKVIKIEDIFKKYIVRMITALFFWASIYESMYIIYRRVQTGVFELEAIKNAIKNIIYFNHNYQLYYIYIMVLFYIFTPIVKIFINNAKQSEIKYFLIVWVALGIVLPTFIGLDAQGKFNNLTQYIAMHLGYASIGYGVLGYYINTNIRKTKHYFIVLFIGFIISFGATYFLCLLKNDINIVFWGGMSIGVMLMAYGFFGFVVSTDLKIYSSKIVENISKASFCIFLVHDIFLKILFYKNINIVNYPDIINVPIFILIVFIPSYIIYEILKRIKYINKYLI, from the coding sequence ATGCAAAACAGAAGCGGAAACATAGATTTTATAAAAGCAGTAGCAATAATATTTGTTATAGGTATTCATTCTACAGCGTCAGCGCTTTATGACTATACTTTTGCAAGCAGGAGTTGGGGTATAGCGGTGTTTTACAGAAGTATTGTAGCACCTGCCGTACCGCTATTTTTTATGTGTAGCGGAGCACTGCTGTTTAATAAGAGTAAAGTTATAAAAATAGAAGATATTTTCAAAAAATATATTGTACGGATGATAACGGCATTATTTTTTTGGGCAAGCATATATGAAAGTATGTATATAATCTATAGACGTGTGCAAACAGGAGTTTTTGAACTTGAAGCCATAAAAAATGCCATAAAAAATATAATTTATTTCAATCATAATTATCAGTTATATTATATTTATATAATGGTATTATTTTATATTTTTACACCTATAGTAAAGATATTTATAAACAATGCAAAACAATCGGAAATAAAATATTTTTTGATAGTTTGGGTGGCTCTCGGCATAGTGTTGCCGACATTTATAGGGCTTGACGCTCAAGGAAAATTCAACAATCTTACTCAATATATAGCAATGCATCTCGGATATGCGTCAATAGGCTATGGAGTACTTGGATATTATATAAACACAAATATAAGAAAAACCAAGCATTATTTTATAGTCTTGTTTATAGGTTTTATAATAAGTTTTGGAGCAACATATTTTTTATGCCTGCTTAAAAATGATATAAATATAGTATTTTGGGGAGGTATGTCTATAGGAGTAATGCTTATGGCATACGGTTTTTTCGGATTTGTTGTGAGTACGGATTTAAAAATATATTCATCAAAAATCGTAGAAAATATATCTAAAGCGTCATTTTGCATATTTTTAGTACATGACATATTTTTAAAGATATTATTTTATAAAAATATAAACATAGTTAATTATCCCGATATAATAAATGTACCTATCTTTATATTGATAGTATTTATTCCGAGCTATATAATATATGAGATTTTAAAACGCATAAAATATATAAATAAATATTTGATATGA